A window of the Cytophagaceae bacterium genome harbors these coding sequences:
- a CDS encoding aconitate hydratase, with product MKVFDLDMIKATYAKFPERVEAAKKLLGRPMTLAEKILYVHLWDNLPTKPYERGKDYVDFAPDRVAMQDATAQMALLQFMQAQREKVAVPSTVHCDHLIQAKVGATEDLKIANETNKEVYDFLSSVSNKYGIGFWKPGAGIIHQVVLENYSFPGGMMIGTDSHTPNAGGLGMIAIGVGGADACDVMAGLPWELKMPKLIGVKLTGSLKGWASAKDVILEVAGRLTVKGGTGAIVEYFGTGADKLSATGKGTICNMGAEIGATTSVFGFDKKIGKYLIATGRRNVAIAAGRIKEYLRPDQDCIDNPEKYYDQVIEINLSKLEPRINGPFTPDLAWPLSKFAAAVKKNNWPAKLDVGLIGSCTNSSYEDMTRAASVANQAAEKNIKAKAEYTITPGSELVRFTAERDGLLATFGKIGGVVLANACGPCIGQWARHGAEKGERNSIITSFNRNFAKRADGNPNTHAFVASPEIVTAFAIAGDLTFNPAKDTLTNEKGEQVRLDPPLGIELPPMGFDVLDAGYQKPARSGKNVKVKVSVKSDRLQLLAPFAKWEGSDLKGLKLLIKAKGKCTTDHISMAGPWLKYRGHLDNISNNLLIGAVNFANEATNKVKNQLTGEYGEVPAVQRAYKAAGIGSIVIGDENYGEGSSREHAAMEPRHLGVRAILVKSFARIHETNLKKQGMLALTFANPADYDKIKEDDSFDIVGLTSFAPGKPLTVVANHTDGSKDEITVNHTYNDAQIGWFKAGAALNIIAEQAGK from the coding sequence ATGAAAGTATTTGATTTGGACATGATAAAAGCGACTTACGCCAAGTTTCCTGAAAGAGTGGAAGCCGCTAAGAAGCTTTTAGGAAGACCAATGACTTTGGCTGAAAAGATTTTATATGTTCACCTTTGGGACAACCTTCCTACCAAGCCTTATGAACGGGGTAAAGACTACGTTGACTTTGCTCCGGACCGTGTAGCCATGCAGGACGCCACCGCTCAGATGGCCCTTTTGCAGTTTATGCAGGCTCAGCGTGAAAAAGTTGCTGTACCCTCAACCGTTCACTGCGATCACCTGATTCAGGCCAAAGTGGGTGCTACTGAGGATTTGAAGATTGCCAATGAGACCAATAAAGAAGTTTACGACTTCCTTTCGTCAGTATCTAATAAATATGGTATCGGTTTCTGGAAACCCGGTGCTGGTATCATTCACCAGGTTGTTCTGGAAAACTATTCATTTCCGGGTGGAATGATGATCGGTACCGACTCTCACACGCCTAATGCAGGTGGATTGGGTATGATCGCTATCGGGGTTGGTGGAGCTGATGCTTGCGACGTAATGGCCGGCTTACCTTGGGAGCTAAAAATGCCAAAGCTAATAGGTGTAAAACTTACTGGATCATTGAAAGGATGGGCTTCTGCCAAAGACGTTATTCTTGAAGTGGCCGGTCGCCTTACAGTAAAAGGTGGAACTGGTGCTATTGTAGAATACTTCGGAACAGGTGCCGACAAACTTTCGGCCACCGGAAAAGGTACCATCTGTAACATGGGTGCTGAGATTGGAGCTACCACTTCAGTTTTTGGATTTGATAAAAAAATAGGAAAATACCTGATTGCTACCGGAAGAAGAAATGTTGCGATAGCTGCAGGAAGAATCAAAGAATATCTTCGTCCTGACCAGGATTGTATCGATAATCCTGAAAAATACTACGATCAGGTAATCGAAATCAACCTTTCTAAACTGGAGCCAAGAATCAATGGTCCTTTTACTCCGGATTTGGCATGGCCACTTTCAAAATTTGCTGCTGCTGTTAAGAAAAACAACTGGCCGGCGAAACTGGATGTAGGCTTGATAGGCTCTTGTACCAACTCTTCTTACGAGGATATGACCAGGGCAGCTTCTGTTGCCAATCAGGCAGCAGAGAAAAATATCAAAGCCAAAGCTGAATATACCATTACTCCGGGTTCTGAATTGGTAAGATTTACAGCTGAGAGAGACGGTCTTTTAGCTACTTTTGGAAAAATTGGCGGTGTAGTATTGGCTAACGCTTGTGGTCCTTGTATAGGCCAGTGGGCTCGTCATGGTGCAGAGAAAGGCGAAAGAAACTCAATCATCACGTCGTTTAACCGTAATTTCGCCAAAAGAGCCGACGGTAACCCCAATACCCATGCGTTTGTGGCTTCACCTGAAATCGTGACTGCATTTGCTATTGCCGGAGATTTGACATTCAATCCTGCCAAAGATACCCTGACCAACGAAAAAGGCGAGCAGGTAAGATTGGATCCTCCATTGGGAATCGAATTGCCACCAATGGGCTTCGATGTATTGGATGCAGGATATCAAAAACCTGCACGTAGCGGTAAAAATGTTAAGGTTAAAGTGAGCGTAAAGTCTGACAGACTGCAACTATTGGCACCGTTTGCCAAATGGGAAGGTAGCGACCTTAAAGGCCTGAAGCTTCTGATTAAAGCCAAAGGAAAATGTACCACTGACCATATCTCTATGGCCGGTCCATGGTTAAAATACCGCGGTCACCTTGACAACATCTCCAATAACCTATTGATAGGTGCCGTAAACTTCGCCAACGAAGCTACCAACAAAGTTAAAAACCAGTTGACCGGCGAATACGGTGAAGTACCAGCTGTACAACGTGCATATAAAGCCGCTGGCATTGGCTCTATCGTAATCGGTGACGAAAACTACGGTGAAGGCTCATCAAGAGAGCATGCAGCCATGGAGCCACGTCATTTGGGTGTGAGAGCTATATTGGTAAAATCGTTTGCTCGTATTCACGAAACCAACCTCAAAAAACAAGGTATGTTGGCTTTGACATTTGCCAATCCGGCAGATTATGATAAAATCAAAGAAGATGACAGCTTTGATATCGTAGGTTTGACTTCATTTGCTCCGGGCAAACCGTTGACTGTTGTGGCCAACCATACCGATGGCAGCAAAGACGAAATCACCGTTAATCATACTTACAATGATGCCCAAATCGGCTGGTTCAAAGCCGGTGCGGCACTGAATATCATTGCAGAGCAAGCCGGAAAATAA
- a CDS encoding excinuclease ABC subunit C: MAEITFDYKSQIPLLPNEPGIYKYFDEENQIIYVGKAKNLKNRISSYFYNFDRTDRKTRRLVLTIRKLEYTVVPTEWDALLLENTLIKEHQPKFNILLRDDKTYPYVCVTNERFPRVIKTRRIEDRSLGKMYGPYVNAKAMYALLDMFTNLYTIRTCKYSLSQENVDNKKYKVCLEYHIGNCKGPCDGLQSEEDYMKEIELVHNILKGNVSPAKKYFHEKMLESAEKMAFEDAHKFKLKLEFLEDYQSKSTVVSPNIHDADVFSIQSDDKAAYINYLKVVNGTIIRTQTLEVKKPIEESESDILALVIFDLRKKYESEAKEIITNIDLEVDLKVQVTIPQIGDKKKLMEMSLRNVMYYRHEKAEREAIEASGATNKRDRVLIKLKQDLNLKTLPRRIECFDNSNIQGTNPVSAMVCFINGQPSTRDYRHFIPKTVVGPDDFATMNEVVGRRYARLLEEKAEMPDLIVIDGGKGQLSAACDALKSLGLYGQIPIIGIAKRLEEIYFPEDTLPVYIDKKSESLKLIQRARDEAHRFGITHHRNRRSKNFLISSLESAQGIGKTTATKVLNHFKSIGNIKKATDEELIEVLGKDKARRIKEFLEKES, translated from the coding sequence ATGGCTGAAATTACCTTTGATTATAAAAGTCAGATACCGCTTTTGCCCAACGAGCCGGGCATCTATAAGTATTTTGATGAAGAAAATCAAATAATTTATGTTGGGAAAGCCAAAAACCTGAAAAACAGGATCAGTAGCTATTTTTATAATTTCGATAGAACGGACAGAAAAACCCGTCGTCTGGTACTTACCATCAGAAAACTTGAATATACCGTTGTTCCAACCGAATGGGATGCTCTGTTACTAGAAAACACCCTGATCAAAGAGCATCAGCCCAAGTTCAACATTTTACTTCGTGACGATAAAACTTACCCTTATGTATGTGTCACCAATGAGCGGTTTCCGAGAGTCATTAAGACCAGAAGGATCGAAGACCGAAGTCTGGGTAAAATGTACGGTCCTTATGTCAATGCCAAGGCAATGTATGCCTTGCTCGATATGTTTACTAATCTATACACCATACGTACCTGCAAGTATAGTTTAAGTCAGGAAAACGTTGATAATAAGAAATATAAGGTTTGTCTTGAGTACCATATCGGCAATTGTAAAGGCCCCTGTGATGGCCTGCAGTCTGAGGAAGACTACATGAAGGAAATTGAACTGGTGCACAATATTCTGAAAGGAAATGTAAGCCCGGCGAAAAAGTATTTTCATGAAAAAATGTTGGAATCGGCTGAAAAAATGGCTTTTGAAGATGCCCATAAATTCAAATTAAAACTTGAATTCCTGGAAGATTATCAATCCAAAAGCACTGTGGTTAGTCCAAATATTCACGATGCTGATGTGTTTTCGATACAATCTGACGACAAAGCAGCCTATATCAACTATCTGAAAGTTGTTAACGGAACGATTATCAGAACTCAAACGCTGGAAGTTAAAAAGCCAATAGAAGAGTCGGAATCTGATATTTTGGCACTTGTGATTTTTGATTTAAGAAAAAAATACGAATCTGAAGCCAAAGAAATCATTACAAATATTGACCTGGAAGTTGACCTGAAAGTTCAGGTTACGATTCCTCAGATTGGTGATAAGAAAAAATTGATGGAGATGTCCTTGCGAAATGTGATGTATTATCGTCATGAAAAAGCTGAGCGTGAGGCAATTGAAGCAAGTGGTGCTACCAATAAAAGAGATAGAGTTTTGATAAAACTAAAACAAGACCTTAATCTGAAAACTCTGCCACGAAGGATAGAATGCTTTGATAATTCAAATATTCAGGGTACAAATCCCGTATCGGCTATGGTATGTTTTATCAACGGGCAACCTTCCACACGCGACTATCGTCATTTTATTCCGAAAACCGTAGTAGGTCCCGATGACTTTGCGACCATGAATGAGGTGGTGGGCCGCAGATATGCCAGATTATTGGAAGAAAAAGCTGAGATGCCCGATCTCATTGTAATCGATGGTGGAAAAGGTCAGCTTTCTGCCGCTTGTGATGCATTAAAATCATTGGGACTCTATGGACAGATTCCTATTATCGGAATTGCAAAAAGACTGGAAGAAATCTATTTTCCAGAGGATACTTTGCCAGTTTACATTGATAAAAAGTCGGAGTCCCTTAAATTGATTCAACGAGCCCGTGACGAGGCCCACCGATTTGGAATAACACATCATCGCAACCGAAGGAGTAAAAATTTCCTGATTAGTAGTTTGGAGTCAGCACAGGGCATAGGAAAAACCACTGCCACCAAAGTACTTAACCATTTTAAAAGTATTGGCAATATCAAAAAAGCTACTGACGAGGAATTAATTGAGGTTTTGGGTAAAGACAAAGCCCGCAGAATCAAAGAATTTCTCGAAAAAGAAAGCTGA
- a CDS encoding VIT1/CCC1 transporter family protein, whose translation MVKLDNIQTEVDASFLYSVLSKLEENPAVAKIFSQMSEIENSHAVAFLKSNDLDLSKMPKPSFRAKTIVNISKFAGKDFILGILLDTEKRLTKTILKARKDLNLPNSISDTSHVNILNNILEKKADVSASEFSKYEKQHRSIGGNALRAAVLGGNDGLVSNFSLVMGIAGATNGQSEVLLTGLAGLLAGALSMALGEWISVKSSQELYENQMELEMAELEHNPKGEQKELELIYLAKGFSEEEASKMAFEAMQDKDKAHKILVKEELGLNTEELEGSAMEAAVSSFLMFAVGAILPVIPYFWLGGRDAIIFSSILSAIGLFLIGGVITLFTGKSFWRSGLRQVAFGLAAAAITFGIGKLIGVSIAG comes from the coding sequence ATGGTAAAATTAGATAATATCCAGACCGAAGTAGATGCCAGTTTTCTTTATTCTGTTTTGTCAAAACTGGAAGAAAATCCTGCTGTTGCAAAAATTTTCTCGCAAATGAGCGAGATTGAAAATAGTCATGCGGTGGCATTTTTAAAATCCAACGATCTGGATTTAAGCAAAATGCCAAAACCCTCGTTCAGGGCAAAAACAATTGTTAATATCAGTAAATTTGCCGGTAAAGATTTTATACTGGGTATTCTTTTAGATACAGAAAAAAGGCTTACAAAGACAATCTTAAAAGCTCGGAAAGACCTGAATTTACCCAATTCAATTTCTGACACCTCTCATGTAAATATCCTCAATAATATTTTGGAGAAAAAAGCTGATGTGTCGGCATCGGAATTTTCAAAATATGAAAAACAACACCGATCCATTGGAGGAAATGCTTTGAGAGCGGCAGTATTAGGCGGAAATGATGGCCTTGTTTCAAATTTTAGTCTTGTGATGGGGATTGCCGGTGCCACTAATGGGCAAAGTGAGGTTCTTTTGACTGGACTTGCCGGTTTATTGGCCGGAGCTTTATCTATGGCTTTGGGAGAATGGATTTCGGTAAAGAGCTCGCAGGAACTGTATGAAAACCAAATGGAGCTGGAAATGGCTGAACTGGAACATAACCCCAAAGGAGAGCAAAAAGAACTTGAGTTAATCTATCTTGCAAAAGGTTTTTCTGAAGAAGAAGCATCAAAAATGGCTTTTGAGGCCATGCAGGATAAAGACAAAGCCCATAAAATTTTAGTAAAAGAAGAGTTGGGGCTCAATACAGAAGAATTAGAAGGCTCAGCAATGGAAGCAGCGGTTTCATCTTTTTTGATGTTTGCCGTGGGGGCTATTTTACCGGTCATCCCCTATTTTTGGCTTGGAGGAAGAGACGCTATCATTTTCAGCTCAATATTAAGTGCCATTGGTTTATTTCTGATTGGTGGGGTGATTACTCTTTTTACAGGAAAAAGTTTTTGGAGGTCAGGACTCAGGCAAGTAGCCTTTGGATTGGCAGCGGCTGCCATCACATTTGGAATTGGAAAACTCATCGGAGTCTCCATTGCCGGTTAA
- a CDS encoding L,D-transpeptidase family protein → MYVLDSLRDVYGISKVDSSVNDTVNALDFALKYEFGNEPKCLTFQAISPQIDSSNAKSWVSSFLAGYTNLSTLEPQNDFYKNSFKYPFCEKELAEFRNFFKWIKKYNKGDFVWVNIPSQELYVFQDSKFKFKMNVIVGTYKNQTPIFADYIDNFSLFPYWYPTQNIVFDEIIPKTIADIGFLERNFYEVLDKKGKVVDPFTLEWDTFKRDKFPYRIRQATGCFNSLGLIKFNLKNPFSVYMHDTQHTQTSRGLFKKSKRYYSHGCIRMEKPREFLNYLSPAKPVDPNFMIDCPTDKKPITIPLKEKMPVFVMYFTDYINEKGQLISKPDFYKLLH, encoded by the coding sequence TTGTATGTTCTTGATAGCCTGAGAGATGTATATGGTATTTCGAAAGTTGATAGTTCGGTAAATGACACGGTAAATGCACTTGATTTTGCATTAAAATATGAGTTTGGAAATGAACCGAAATGTTTGACTTTTCAAGCCATTTCTCCCCAAATTGATAGCAGCAATGCTAAGTCATGGGTTTCAAGTTTTTTGGCTGGTTATACTAATTTATCTACACTGGAGCCTCAAAATGATTTTTACAAAAATTCATTCAAATATCCGTTTTGTGAAAAAGAATTGGCAGAATTCCGGAATTTTTTCAAATGGATAAAAAAATATAATAAAGGTGATTTTGTTTGGGTAAATATTCCTTCTCAGGAATTATATGTTTTTCAGGATTCAAAATTCAAATTTAAAATGAATGTGATTGTGGGGACTTATAAAAATCAGACACCCATTTTTGCCGATTATATTGACAATTTCTCCTTATTTCCCTATTGGTACCCCACTCAAAATATAGTTTTTGACGAAATTATCCCAAAAACTATTGCTGATATTGGTTTTTTGGAACGAAATTTTTATGAGGTTTTGGATAAAAAAGGTAAGGTGGTAGATCCTTTTACCCTGGAATGGGATACCTTCAAAAGAGATAAATTTCCCTATAGAATCAGGCAGGCAACCGGATGTTTTAATTCTCTTGGCCTGATAAAATTTAACTTGAAGAATCCTTTCAGTGTTTACATGCATGATACCCAACACACCCAAACCAGCCGAGGACTTTTTAAGAAATCTAAAAGATATTATTCGCATGGTTGTATCAGAATGGAAAAACCCAGGGAGTTTCTTAATTACTTGTCGCCTGCCAAACCTGTTGACCCCAACTTTATGATTGATTGCCCTACAGACAAGAAACCGATTACAATTCCTTTGAAAGAAAAAATGCCGGTTTTTGTGATGTATTTTACTGATTATATCAATGAAAAAGGGCAATTAATTTCGAAGCCTGATTTTTATAAACTGCTGCATTAA
- a CDS encoding Gfo/Idh/MocA family oxidoreductase: MIEGKVKIGLIGSQFISTIHAEAINKVADAEIVAVMSPTLEHVKTFAENHKIPNYFTDLDKMLAMPEIDLVVIGAPNYLHCEITEKIALAGKHIVVEKPFCLNLEEADRMIAACENANVKLMYAEELCFTPKYVRMKQLLDEGALGKPVLLKQSEKHDGPHADHFWDVERSGGGVMMDMGCHAIQFFRWLNKNNPIKSVYAQMSTSVHTDKTIGDDNSILILEFENGVTAMAEESWTKLGGMDDRAEIHGSEGVAYADVLQGNSIQTYSTKGVGYAVEKAGNTVGWSYTMYEEIWNYGFPQEFEHFVDCVKNDKEPLVTGHDGKAVLEVIMAAYESAGSGKKVFLPFKTDIDKPYKLWKK, from the coding sequence ATGATTGAAGGAAAAGTAAAAATTGGATTAATTGGCTCGCAATTTATCTCAACTATTCATGCCGAGGCGATAAATAAAGTAGCAGATGCAGAAATCGTGGCTGTGATGTCGCCCACACTTGAACATGTTAAAACTTTCGCCGAAAATCATAAAATTCCTAACTATTTCACCGATTTGGATAAAATGCTGGCCATGCCAGAAATAGATTTGGTGGTGATAGGTGCTCCGAATTATTTGCATTGTGAAATCACAGAAAAAATAGCATTGGCCGGAAAACACATTGTGGTGGAAAAACCCTTTTGCCTGAATCTGGAAGAAGCCGACAGGATGATTGCTGCCTGTGAAAACGCAAATGTTAAACTTATGTATGCCGAGGAGCTATGCTTTACTCCAAAATATGTGCGAATGAAACAGCTTTTAGACGAAGGTGCATTGGGCAAACCTGTCCTATTAAAGCAATCAGAAAAGCATGATGGGCCTCATGCTGACCATTTTTGGGATGTGGAAAGGTCTGGTGGTGGCGTAATGATGGACATGGGCTGTCATGCAATCCAATTTTTCAGATGGCTCAATAAAAACAATCCTATTAAATCAGTTTACGCTCAGATGAGCACCAGTGTACATACTGACAAAACCATCGGTGACGATAACTCAATTTTGATTTTAGAGTTTGAAAACGGCGTTACGGCTATGGCCGAAGAAAGCTGGACAAAACTTGGTGGCATGGACGATCGGGCAGAAATCCATGGCTCGGAAGGCGTTGCTTACGCCGATGTGCTTCAGGGTAATTCCATTCAGACTTACAGTACAAAAGGTGTAGGCTATGCCGTTGAAAAAGCAGGAAATACCGTTGGCTGGAGTTATACCATGTACGAGGAAATCTGGAATTATGGATTCCCGCAGGAGTTTGAACATTTTGTGGATTGTGTAAAAAATGATAAAGAACCGCTCGTAACAGGTCATGATGGAAAGGCTGTATTGGAAGTGATAATGGCTGCATATGAATCTGCCGGATCAGGTAAAAAAGTATTTTTACCTTTTAAAACTGACATTGACAAACCTTACAAATTATGGAAAAAGTAA